The sequence CACCGGTTGGTCTGATTCACACCAAATCCACATCTATTCCTCCTCAGCCCTCAGTCGAGTGTGAGGAGATCGATGAAGATTTCCGTCCGTTTGTGACCAAGGGCTCTGTTTCTTTAGTGGGTGAGGCAGATAGCGTCCCAATTACTATCCTCCGGGATACCGGTGCAAAACAATCATTCGTGAAGGTGTCCTGCCTTTTTCGGCTGACTCATATTATGGCGCAGATACTCTGGTGTGGGGAGTAGAGTTGACTGCGGTGCGTGCGCCTCTCCATTTTGTCCAGCTAACCTCTCCAGTCGTGTCAGGCAAATTCAAAATTGCTGTGAGGCCCCAGCTGCCGATAGCTGGCATTGACTTAATTCTTGCAAATGATGTGGCGGGGGGGAAAGTTTTTCCGTCCCCGGTAGTTACTGACGACCCGACCTTCACGGTTTGCGTCTCGCCCGCTGCGCTAGACTCGCcccctctgtttcctgtgtgtgccgTCACTCGTGCGCAGGCACGTAAAAATGCTGACTGTGTGGAATTACGTGActcttttctgtgtgattttgttcAGACGGGCACAATCCCCGAAACTTCTGAGTGTGTGGATTTAGGTGACTCTTTAAGTGATTCTGTTCAGACAAGCGCAGCCCACAAAAATGGTGACGTAAAATGTAACGTGTCTGTTGAGCTTTGCCCCGATGAGTGTCTGAAAATGCCAGTAGATAGGGAGCATCTCATTAGAGAACAGCAAACTGACCCCACTTTAACATACTGTCTGTCCCAGGTAAATAAGCAATCCCCTGATAAGACTGTGACTTACCTTCTGGATGATGGTGTTCTGATGCGCTGTTGGTCTTCGAGTGTTACACATGAGTCCGTGCGACAAATTGTAGTCCCAAAGATTCTCCGCTTGCAGGTCTTGACTCTGTCCCATGATCATTGTCTGTCTGGTCATTTAGGTATCAGCAAAACCTATAAACGCATTTTGCGTTATTTCTTCTGGCCCGGCTTAAAGTCGGATGTGGTTAAGTTTTGTCGTTCGTGCCACACCTGCCAAGTCTCTGGTAAACCGAACCAAAAGATTCCTGCTGCTCCACTGCATCCCATTCCAGTAATTTGTGAACCATTTGAGCATGTCATTGTTGATTGCGTTGGGCCTTTACCAAAAACCAAGTCTGGTCACCAGTACATCCTCACGGTGATGTGTGCAGCCACCCGTTATCCTGAGGCTATCCCGCTGCGCACACTGAAGGCCCGTGCCATTGTCAAAGCACTTGTAAAGTTCTTCTCCACATTTGGTCTTCCCAAACGCATCCAAAGCGACCAAGGCACAAATTTCATGTCTAAGATTTTCGCTCAGGTAATGTCTGAATTAAATGTCAAACACCAAACGTCCAGTGCCTATCATCCAGAGAGTCAAGGTGCCCTAGAAAGGTTTCACCAGACGCTTAAAAGTATGCTTCGCAAATTCTGCACGGAGTCGAACCGTGAATGGGATGAAGGGTTGCCTTTGATGATGTTTGCTGTGCGGGAAACTCAACAGGAGTCCTTGGGTTTCAGTCCCGCTGAGTTAGTTTTTGGTCACACTGTGCGCGGTCCTCTGCGCCTGTTGCGGGAGCGGTGGCTCTCCCACCAGTCCAGTGGCCAGAACATTTTGGATTATGTCAGTTCATTTCGGGAGAGATTACATCACGCTTGTGAAATGGCCCGtgagtctctctcctctgctcagtccaaaatgaagcaaaattttGATAAGAAAACTGTGGTGCGTTCTTTTCAGCCAGGTGACcgtgttttagttttgttaccTGTTGGTGGCTCTGTAATGCAGGCAAAATTCTCCGGCCCATATGTAATTGACCGCAAAATCAGTGACGCAGATTATGTGATCCAAACCCCCGATCGTAAAAGGAAAACTCGTGTGTGCCACATCAACATGCTCAAACAGTATGTTGACCGCGCATCAAGTGCCTCGTCGCCGGTAGTCTCTCCGGTAGCCTCCGTCGCTGTCTCCCGGCCCGCTTATGACCCAAAAGATGACGGGCTGGATGACATTGGCGCTTCTGTTTTATGTGCTCGCCTGTGTAACACTGAGATTTTGTCCAATTTAGATGCCCATTTGGCACACTTGTGTGATTCGGCCAGAGGTGACATTAGTAAGCTCATCCAAAATTTCCCAAAACTTTTCGGTGGTACTCCCACCCAAACACACGTACTGTCTCACGACATTGACGTAGGGAATCACAAACCCATAAAACAGCACGCATATCGTGTCCATCCAACCAAACGTGCTGTAATGCAAAAAGAGGTAAAGTATCTCTTGGAGAATGGTTTTGCTGTTCCCAGTTGTAGTCCCTGGAGTTCACCATCGTTGTTGGTGCCAAAATCCGATCAGACCCCCCGTTTTTGCAATGATTATCGGAGGCTGAATAGCATCACCAAACCCGATTCATTTCCTCTCCCGCGCATGGACGATTTGGTCGACCGCGTGGGCTCGGCCAAATTTGTCACTAAATTGGACCTCCTTAAAGGATATTGGCAAGTTCCACTTACACCCCGTGCCTCTGAAATTAGTGCCTTTGTCACCCCGGATCATTTCCTGCAATACACCGTCATGCCGTTTGGTCTACGGAACGCACCTGCCACTTTCCAGCGGCTGATGAATACAGTGTTGTGTGGCGTTGAAAATTGTGGTGTATATTTAGATGACATTGTTGTGTATTCATCCACCTGGTCTGAACATTTGGACACTCTCTGTGACGTCTTCACCCGGCTGCAAAACGCTTCCCTCACCCTCAACTTGGCCAAGTGTAAGTTTGGGAAGGCTGTTGTAACATATCTGGGCAAGCAAGTGGGACAGGGTTGCGTTAGCCCTGTCTCTTCCAAAGTGCAGGCCATTCTGAATTTCCCAGCTCCTCAAACGCGCCGTGAACTCCGCCGTTTTCTGGGGATGGCTGGATACTATAGGGCCTTCTGTAAAAACTTTGCTGACGTCACAGCTCCGTTGACAGGTTTAGTTAGTCCTAAAACCCCTTTTCAGTGGTCGGGGGAATGTCAGTCCGCTTTTGAGGCTGCTAAAGCTCTCCTCTGCAGTGCCCCTGTGCTCGCTGCTCCCAACTTTGCGCGTCCGTTTAAGTTGGAAGTGGATGCCAGTGCGCATGTATGGGGTGCCGAATGTAAAAATTCGGTCACCATTTTATAGACAACATATTTCGAACATTTAGCTGACTTTCCTCACATTtagctcatttttctttcatttttctttcatttgagacaaaaattcatgtaaaacagcatgttctctaattgttaaaaaaatgtgtacgcatgaaaaataaatctaaatctaaatgctaaatctaaatctaaatgttaaatgtaaatctaaatgttaaatctaaatgtaaatgttaaatgtaaatctaaatgtaaatgttaaatctaaatctaaatgttaaatgtaaatctaaatgttaaatctaaatgtaaatgttaaatcggTCGCCAAGTGTAAAgctaaatatttagaaattatgcaaattgggCAGGTCAGCGCCCGTCGTCCACGCCCCTGGCAGTAGCCTCAGATcatgtggccccgcccacaccacCGACTGCGGCTCAGTGGGTGAGGCGAggtgaagaggcagagacatggcCGGTTCGCTCCCGACAGAGGAGCTCGAGAGGGCCGTTGTGGCCGGTGTGCGGGCTGCACTTCAGGGGATGATTCCACGGGTGCACTCCACACCACAAACGGTAAGTGAAGCAGTTGaattttaacttattaactAATTCTGGACGGAGTTCCTGTTAACTTAGTTAGCCGGCCGACAAGCTAACGTCACCGTTTGTCAGTGTGACTTGGATGCTAGCAAAGGTTATGTGATCCACAGTAAAGATTAGCTATAGCTATGTTTGAAAAACGTAACCCCAGTTAACCACAACTCAGTGGTTACCAGTAGCAACAGTGACCATGtttcatgtctctctttttcaagacccttttttggaaaaatactttttatatggacattctgcaacatcagcccatgctagctttaaactcagtgcggggtatagctctgtggcaacttcaagcgttttttttgctgcatcacagcccttgtaacgtttctcattcacaaaatcgcacatcCTCCTAACCCTCCAGCTGGAGCGGCATGTccgctggctgctacattcaaccgggtggcggcgcacactggccggcccacctgataccGGCCGGTCGGCaccacgcccacccggtcaggtctgccggatctgacaggtgcgctgcgcacacagactgccatatatacctttcatcataaatcaacttttgtttatacgcagttgcagcagcacaatggacagcaacacagacaacatggttgattattgattgtgtgaCTCCGCCATTCGcaggtaatcgcgctgcgcattaaACGAGTTTGCTTAGGGCAGGAGGAGCTACGTTAACAGGAACAGCTAACTAAGCTAACAGGAACTCCGTCCAGAATTagttaataagttaaaattCAACTGCTTCACTTACCGTTTGTGGTGTGGAGTGCACCCGTGGAATCATCCCCTGAAGTGCAGCCCGCACACCGGCCACAACGGCCCTCTCGAGCTCCTCTGTCGGGAGCGAACCGGCCATGTCTCTGCCTCTACACCTCGCCTCACCCACTGAGCCGCAGTCGgtggtgtgggcggggccacatgATCTGAGGCTACTGCCAGGGGCGTGGACGACGGGCGCTGACCTGcccaatttgcataatttctaaatatttagcTTTACACTTGGCGAccgatttaacatttacatttagatttaacatttagatttacatttaacatttagatttagatttaacatttagatttacatttaacatttacatttagatttaacatttacatttagatttaacatttagatttacatttaacatttacatttagatttaacatttagatttacatttaacatttagatttacatttaacatttacatttagatttaacatttagatttacatttaacatttacatttagatttaacatttagatttagatttagatttatttttcatgcgtacacatttttttaacaattagagaacatgctgttttacatgaatttttgtctcaaatgaaagaaaaatgaaagaaaaatgagctaAATGTGAGGAAAGTCAGTTAAATGTTCGAAATATGTTGTCTATAAAATGGTGACCGAATTTTTACATTCGGCACCCCATACGCATGGAGCGGGCGCAGTGCTCTTGCAGGAGGATGACAGTGGCATTGACCATCCTGTAGCCtatttctccaaaaagttcaacaaaCACCAGTTGCACTATAGCACAATTGAGAAGGAGGCCCTGTCTTTGTTGTTGGCTCTccagcatttttctgtttatgttagCTCCAGCCCAGTGCCCACGGTCGTTTTCTCCGACCACAACCCACTCGTTTTTTTGTTCCGGATGCAGAATAGCAACCAACGCCTTATGCGCTGGTCTCTTTTACTTCAGGATTTTGATGTTGAAATTCGTTATAAGAAGGGTTTAGACAATATTATGGCTGATGCACTGTCTCGCTCCTAgttagtgtaaaaaaaaaaaaaaaaaaaatcagacatgttCTGTAGGGggaacatgtttgattttctttgggTGGGGAGGTGTTATGACCAGGGGTCATGTATctgttgtgtttactttttgttgtgtgctgacagctctttctctcccctccctctctgcatcagaaatcagctgtctgttttcatgagctgcaggtgtgcgagcctctcccagctgaccacgtgaccgagctgctgccgctgattggctgatcattccctttaaatgccagctgatcccagccgtcagtctctgactctctgactccCAACCGACAGCAGCCAACTATTTCCAGCGTCTGTAATTTGAGTGTTAGATAGACATCGGTTTTGAATAGTGGAAAATTATCTGCCCttagcattgtgtgttttgtggtgacCCTGTCACCAcctttgtaaatattgtaaatattagtGAGAGAAGTAGCAGTCCTCTGTAGGAGGGAGAAGCCTTTTTGTTATagttctttttctcctgttttactttagattaggaggtaggtaagtttgattgtcttttgtttaatttgttttctaacAGGTAAGGCAGGGAGTTTGAGTTAgcggttttatttattattttggctgtgctctctctgaagtttaataaaactgctactttgccttcaaaatagTGTATTGTTGGCTGGTGTACTTGGGAGTGGGAAGAGCAGGGCAACCAtcgtgtgtgaccctggtgcccCTAGGCCAGGGTCATAACATTTTGCTTTAACCAGTCTTTTCTCCTGGTTctagtttgaagttatttaGAGGCCAAATCATAGTTTACAGCCTAAGGGGCTTTACAGGCCGACAAAttaacaacaaagaaaacaggatGGCACTCCCACTAcaggtgagggaaaaaaacacacacccacagataaaagggaaaaaaggaacaaaatccTCAGAAGGACCATGTAGAGAGGGAGCCTGTCCTGGCCAGTCAGATGTGCAACTGGTGCCAACAAGCAGGGCAAATAATGAAAATCACATTGCGAACATTATAAAATGTAGGGTTGAATTAATTAAAGAAAGTAGAGTTACACAAGATGAGAGGAAGATTATGAAATGTAAATTATATAAAGACCTCACACTAGCAGACAAAGCAAAGACAACTTGACAAGCAGCAGGACGGATGGACAGATTTAGGCGCAAGCGCGTATGCGTTTTCAAGGATAGCGACAGAATTTGTATTTGACGTACATTCGTTTTCTAAAGCCTTTCCTTAATGTCAGCCGTCGTCATTTAATGCGTAACCCAAAACTCAACCTTTACTTTAACTCTAACCCAACATTACTCTAAActaataagccaaaatgaccacccaaaatgcaaaacaaacaaacgaacaaacagaCAAATCCGTCGCAATCCTAGGAAACGCAAATCTGCCAGGCGAGCAGCCACGAAGCACAGGGACgagtctgctgctgctttctcaGGGGCACTTGACTGGGTTAAGTTGCTTTGAGCAGCACAAGAAACGCCAGTCAAGTGGcagacaaaaatcaaatcaaatcaaataaattaaaaaacagaggaaggcaTATCTAATCGAAACCAAACAAAGCCTAAACGACACAGTCGCACTCACCTTGTGATCTGGTCGGCAAATGATGACCTTAAAATCAGGCCACgtatcaacaacaacatccacTGTATTTACTTTATTCCTTTTCATGCCGTGTAAGAGTCCAtacacctacaaacacacacacatatggagtGAAACGGAGAAGACAAACGGGCTCTGCTGTGATTTTGCTGCTGACATAACGGGGAAAATGGAATTACGCGTTTAAGTTACCTTTAAACTTTTCGGTAAATGCTTGAACAAAAGTCCCTCAGCAACCCGCAGCTCTTCTGCATTCAGGACCTTCATGTTTGGTTTGTTAAATTTGCTGATGCAAAGCGTCTCCTGTGTTACGATATTCCTCCTTAGTTCCCGCAAAACGCAACCAAGTTTGCTTAATGAGTGAATTATCAGCTTGTCGTTCACTGCAGTCAGACACGActgtcaatctttttttttctttcttttttttttttagtatatcATTGGTTACAAAGTTATAAGACGGTGGATTTTGTTAAAACCCAGCCTCACTGCCAGGCGGATCTacgtttttcaaaattaaagcctgGTTGGTGAACATATATGCAAAGTATCAAGACGTCACTAATCAGTTCAAGAtctcatcatttaaaaaaaagccgCCCACATCTGGAGGAGAGCCCTGTCTACTCGCTTAGACCCACTGTATGTCCCAGGTGTTTTACCATCTGTCAGCTGAcagcaggggcgccgtatatgggggaaaaggtaggacaattccaagggcccttgcctgacatggggccccccaaaaataggtaaaaactaatataaaaatattaaaccatcatcgagtaaatatatatatatatttttcatggggcccaaaatccctggcggcacccctgGCTGACAGAGCAATACACCATCAATCTGGCTTTCAAAATACTGGACAACCCGTGTGCCCACCTTCTCCACTCTCCAGAGTTCATCCCACTTCTGTCTGGCAGCAGATTTCTCTCGAATGcctataataaagaaaaaaagagcaagcaTTTCTTTCATCCTGAGGAGCATAAAGTCATTATCACTGCCTAAACTTTTTAATGCCTTAATATTTCTGTGTCCTTTATGTGCTCCTGTGCACAATAGATGAACCTGGGGAAATAAAGgtttcattcatttactgacTGATACAAAGTGCCAAAATCAGGAACATACCCAAGAAGGAATTTGTCATAATATACTGATGATGCATTTGCagccctccatccatccacactCCCGCAAGATGGCAAATGAGGCTGTTAAACACATACAAAGAACCACAGCTTTTCTGAACCGccaaaaaattatttaatacaCAAGTGATGGAGATACAGACAGCTTAAGATGTGCAATGCCTGTGTAACTATAACACATGATGGGAAGGTGAGGGACAGGgttatatacactcagtggccactttattaggtccacctgtgcagtctaatgcagttcaattcaACAGATCTGCCATtgattctaccttttaagaaagtttatattATCCAGTGTTTGTTGAcgttgtggagaatgtgtacatttaattctatgtttactgaggttgtagttttcagaggtcttgtactgggcTACATTATAttcagaggtgtttctgatttttggtcctccctatttatatacatgagggaggacagaatattggaaacaacTCTCAATAAACTGCAGTCCAGTGCAACAGCACCAGTAACTCTAtcagctcaatgccaaacatagaattgaatgagcACCTCTATtattgtgacaaaaagaaaatctgagcattataggcagcagaaaaggaaactttatggcagaataGTTGGATTGAATTGGATTGTaatagactgtacaggtggacctaataaagtggccactgagtgtataccCAAATGAAAAAATTCACATATAGTCAATATAACTCACCAGAAAAGTATCTGTTTTAGTTTACAAAGCCAGTATTTGTAAATTCAGTCCAAAACTGCAGCCTGATTCATGCGATTTTGCCATGTGTGCAATGCTTGTGTAACTATAACACATGATAGCAGGGTGAGGGATATAAGCTTATTCATtgtgtaaaagaaaacaaaaatcatagTAGATAAAACTTATCAGAAAATTCTCTGTTTTAGTTTACAAATAGCCAATATTAAGATTAATTAAAGCACTGGTTAATTTATCAGTTTGTGGACTTTGGAAACCTTTGCACCAAACAACATATTCACAAGCTGCACATCCTCTGCAAGGATAGCATCCCTGTATGAAGGATTTGTGGTTTGTTCTTATAGCATCTGTATGTACCATTAAGTCTGATATATTCTGTGATGGaaattcaaatacacacattcacacacaaccaaaacacTTAATTCCAGCACTTTTTTTCCATGGTTCAACATTGTAACCATAGTTTTGTTCAAAAGAAAATCTTTCCAGCATTAAGCATTTTTCCCAATACTTCCACTGCTTATGTATGATTGAAAGAACATGAATAATGcccaataaaaacaacattttacaaactacagacacagcaacaGCGTTAACATTTACATTAGATCAGCAGGTTTGAAGTTAGAGGTCAGTGTCCACAAGCTTtaacacactttaacacacacacttatttaaCACACAATAcgtatttaattaattttgagtgttttgtcatttatattttgcttaacagaaaaaaaatagaactaGAAAAAAACGTTCAACAATTAGTCTAATCATAGTCTTGAGCTAAATGCAAGTAATTCACATGACATGTCCTGTCAGCTCCAGTGACTTCCTCATTGTGAACCACCGTAATTCATTGGTGTTTTTTGTGACCAGCAGCTTGAGGAATCAAGCTGCTTTTGTGTTTAGTGCAAAACTCCCTCGAAGACAGGGGTAGGAAATCATGTGCCATAGTGAGCCGaaagtctgcaggttttcaccgCAACCAAAAGTGCAGTGTTCACAAAGattatattaaaacaaaatctgcaacTGATAGGCCATTTAATGGTATCTCCATCCATGTatctaaaatgtatttttgtattttgaaattaGAAATTACTTATATTTTAGttaaatacattttgtcatagtatttttttattattattattttgacacATTTGACAAGCAgatatttgtaatttgtaacaagatactttttgtagttttttgttttgttttgttttttttatttgaaagataCTTTTTGGTTCATTTGTGCCCATCTCTGGATGAAGAGGACCTCAAAAGTTGAACTCAAACCAGGCTGCCCTGTATGAGGGATCATCAGTAAAGCCCATCTTTTTGAAGAGCCTGTACGACACCTCATTGTCTTCCTCTATGAAGCAGTACACTGGGTAGCCCTCAGCATGCAGCTTCCTGGCCAGGGTGCTGATCACGATTTTGGCATAACCCTTCCCTCTGTGCTCAGGCAGAGTGTATAAGATGCCCATGGCACAGTAATTATACACCAGAATCCAGGACACTGGCTGACCCTGGTCGTCAGTGATGCAGCAGGATGGGAAGTTGCTGATGAGGTTTTTAATGTTCCAATACTCTGCCTCGTCCCCTCCAAACTTCCATGAGTTGTTCACTAACTCAACATGGGAATCGTTAAGAGATGAAATCCTTGATTGGAGTTCACTGAAGATTTGAAAAGAGGGTAAAATTACAATCACCCCTCATGCAATCGATCTGTAATCTGACTAGACTTTGTCTAACTTGGATTTAACTGAAACATTTAGACATTAACCTACATGGTTTTAGAGATACAATAAGAAAGCGTACCTTTCAATTTCTATTGGGGGCAAAGTGCTGCAGTCTGGCAGGTACATAGTA is a genomic window of Myripristis murdjan chromosome 15, fMyrMur1.1, whole genome shotgun sequence containing:
- the LOC115372299 gene encoding glycine N-acyltransferase-like protein 3, producing the protein MKVLDAEELRVAEGLLFKHLPKSLKVYGFLTGMNRNKVNTVDVVVDKWPDFKVIICRPDLKNPLAQQLKKKVSYYSTDEQILRRMLTEENSLDWSTYFMVGGFDLTHATLLKDVSSARGVNAQLLCVLRTMYLPDCSTLPPIEIESELQSRISSLNDSHVELVNNSWKFGGDEAEYWNIKNLISNFPSCCITDDQGQPVSWILVYNYCAMGILYTLPEHRGKGYAKIVISTLARKLHAEGYPVYCFIEEDNEVSYRLFKKMGFTDDPSYRAAWFEFNF